One Chanodichthys erythropterus isolate Z2021 chromosome 10, ASM2448905v1, whole genome shotgun sequence DNA segment encodes these proteins:
- the LOC137029414 gene encoding uncharacterized protein → MADHVAFAYLIADELEAIENPLFLQYIEHDEQRRMVPRIENFVEDVVPLYSLSEFRSHFRLSREQVEDVITTLGPVYMNLQQTKLPLTNSVLACLWTLVNQESYRGVADRFNMSKSTLAKHLHEFCYNINTYMAHHISWPRGQRLKMSKLGFDTAGFPNTVCAVDGCHIPIMRPHCDNPLAYMNRKQFYSVNLTGFCDSQRRFCHISVGHPGSWHDARAFRFTEVCRVLEEDPHSLVPQGMHIIGDSAYPLLPQLMRPYRDNGHLSARQRYFNRKLNAARVVIEHAFGILKSKFRRLHYLQMRSISNISSAVSACCILHNLCLEPSDQVVVVSDGVDDEPYPQQPHNTNACHYRDQICGQI, encoded by the exons ATGGCAGATCACGTGGCGTTTGCTTACTTGATCGCAGACGAGCTGGAAGCAATAGAAAATCCATTATTTTTGCAATACATTGAGCACGATGAGCAACGAAG AATGGTTCCAAGAATAGAGAATTTTGTGGAGGATGTTGTCCCTCTCTACAGTCTCTCAGAATTTAGAAGTCATTTCAGGCTTTCCAGAGAACAAGTGGAG GATGTCATCACTACCCTTGGTCCTGTGTATATGAATTTACAACAGACCAAACTGCCACTCACGAACAGTGTTCTTGCCTGCCTTTGGACATTGGTGAATCAGGAGTCATATCGTGGGGTGGCAGATAGATTTAACATGTCAAAATCCACTCTTGCCAAGCATCTCCATGAGTTTTGTTACAATATTAACACATACATGGCCCACCACATATCCTGGCCCAGAGGTCAAAGGCTGAAGATGTCAAAGTTAGGGTTTGACACAGCAGGTTTCCCCAACACTGTATGTGCAGTAGATGGGTGTCACATTCCTATAATGAGACCCCACTGTGATAATCCCCTAGCATACATGAATAGGAAACAGTTTTATTCTGTAAATTTAACTGGGTTTTGTGACAGTCAGCGGCGCTTCTGTCACATTAGTGTGGGTCACCCTGGGAGTTGGCATGATGCCAGAGCATTTCGATTCACAGAAGTTTGTCGTGTTCTTGAAGAAGATCCTCATTCACTTGTTCCACAGGGAATGCACATAATTGGGGATTCTGCCTACCCTTTGTTGCCTCAACTTATGAGGCCTTATAGAGACAATGGCCACTTGTCTGCTAGGCAAAGATATTTTAACAGAAAGCTCAATGCAGCTCGCGTGGTCATTGAGCATGCATTTGGCATTCTAAAATCTAAGTTTAGGAGGCTCCATTACCTGCAAATGAGAAGCATTTCTAATATCAGCTCAGCAGTCTCAGCCTGCTGCATTTTGCATAATCTTTGTTTAGAGCCCAGTGATCAAGTAGTTGTGGTAAGTGATGGTGTTGATGATGAACCATACCCCCAGCAACCCCACAACACTAATGCATGTCATTATAGAGACCAGATTTGTGGCCAGATCTAA